A genomic segment from Klebsiella africana encodes:
- the yceG gene encoding cell division protein YceG, translated as MKKMLRFILLLVVVLGIAAAAGMWKVRQLADSKLLIKEETIFTLDAGTGRLALGEDLYREKVINRPRVFQWLLRVEPELSHFKAGTYRFTPQMTVREMLQLLASGKEAQFPLRFVEGMRVSDYLRQLRDAPYVKHTLDDDSYATVAKALGLEHADWVEGWFWPDTWMYTANTSDIAILKRAHQKMVTEVAKIWEGRMENLPYADQNQLLTMASIIEKETAVAEERDRVASVFINRLRIGMRLQTDPTVIYGMGEGYTGKLTRKDLETPTAYNTYTISGLPPGPIAVPGEASLKAAAHPAKTPYLYFVADGKGGHTFTTNLVSHNRAVQDYLKVLKEKNAQ; from the coding sequence ATGAAGAAAATGTTACGATTTATTCTGCTGTTAGTGGTGGTGTTGGGCATCGCCGCGGCGGCAGGCATGTGGAAAGTACGCCAGCTGGCGGACAGCAAGCTGCTGATTAAAGAAGAGACGATCTTCACCCTGGATGCCGGCACCGGGCGTCTGGCGCTGGGCGAGGATCTTTATCGCGAGAAGGTGATCAATCGCCCGCGCGTTTTCCAGTGGTTGCTGCGGGTGGAACCTGAGCTGTCTCACTTCAAAGCCGGGACCTATCGCTTCACCCCGCAGATGACGGTGCGCGAGATGCTGCAGTTGCTGGCCAGCGGTAAAGAGGCGCAGTTTCCGTTGCGCTTTGTCGAAGGTATGCGCGTCAGCGACTACCTTCGCCAGCTGCGCGATGCCCCGTACGTGAAACACACGCTTGATGACGACAGCTACGCGACGGTGGCTAAGGCGTTAGGGCTCGAGCATGCCGACTGGGTGGAGGGCTGGTTTTGGCCGGATACCTGGATGTACACCGCTAATACCAGTGATATCGCCATCCTCAAGCGCGCGCATCAGAAAATGGTCACCGAAGTGGCGAAGATCTGGGAAGGACGGATGGAGAATCTGCCCTATGCCGATCAGAACCAGCTGTTGACCATGGCCTCGATTATTGAGAAAGAGACCGCGGTGGCGGAAGAGCGTGATCGCGTCGCGTCGGTATTTATCAACCGCCTGCGCATCGGTATGCGCTTACAGACCGATCCGACCGTGATCTACGGGATGGGCGAAGGATATACTGGTAAGTTAACGCGTAAGGATCTCGAGACGCCGACCGCATACAATACTTATACCATCAGCGGCTTGCCGCCAGGCCCTATCGCGGTGCCGGGCGAAGCGTCACTGAAGGCGGCCGCCCATCCGGCGAAAACGCCATATCTCTATTTCGTCGCCGACGGGAAAGGGGGCCATACGTTTACCACAAACCTGGTCAGCCATAACCGCGCGGTGCAGGACTATCTGAAAGTACTTAAGGAAAAAAATGCGCAGTAA
- the tmk gene encoding dTMP kinase, protein MRSNYIVIEGLEGAGKTTARQLVVETLQSAGIHDMVFTREPGGTILAEKLRSLVLDIQSTGDEVINDKAEVLMFYAARVQLVETVIKPALARGQWVIGDRHDLSTQAYQGGGRGIDRTMLATLRDAVLGDFRPNLTLYLDVTPEVGLQRARARGELDRIEQESMNFFNRTRARYLELAAADPSIRTIDATQSLDAVARDIRATIAQWMAEQPA, encoded by the coding sequence ATGCGCAGTAACTATATCGTCATCGAGGGGCTGGAAGGCGCCGGGAAGACCACCGCGCGTCAACTGGTGGTGGAGACGCTGCAGTCGGCAGGTATTCACGATATGGTGTTTACCCGCGAGCCGGGGGGCACCATCCTCGCCGAAAAGCTGCGTAGCCTGGTGCTGGATATCCAGTCCACAGGCGATGAAGTCATTAATGATAAAGCAGAAGTGCTGATGTTTTACGCGGCGCGCGTCCAGCTGGTGGAGACCGTGATTAAGCCTGCTCTGGCCCGCGGCCAGTGGGTGATCGGCGATCGTCACGATCTGTCGACTCAGGCCTATCAGGGCGGCGGTCGGGGAATTGACCGCACGATGCTGGCGACGCTGCGCGACGCGGTACTCGGCGATTTTCGCCCCAATCTGACGCTGTACCTCGACGTCACGCCAGAAGTCGGGCTGCAGCGCGCCCGGGCCCGCGGCGAGCTGGATCGCATTGAGCAGGAGTCCATGAACTTCTTCAATCGCACCCGTGCGCGCTATCTTGAGCTGGCCGCAGCCGATCCTTCAATCCGTACGATTGACGCGACTCAGTCGCTGGACGCCGTAGCGCGTGACATTCGCGCCACGATCGCCCAGTGGATGGCGGAGCAGCCGGCATGA
- the pabC gene encoding aminodeoxychorismate lyase, producing MFLINGVAQDTLVANDRATQFGDGCFTTARIQHGQVALLDAHLQRLQMICEKLRIPFDDWLTLSDEMQRLARPHAQGVLKVTLTRGAGGRGYSTTGCLTPTRILSVSPFPAHYARWREEGVSLIQSPVPLGRNPWLAGLKHLNRLEQVLIRSHLEQTDADEALVLDSDGWLTECCAANLFWRKGRDVFTPRLDYAGVNGIMRQRCIAQLAPSTFRVVEVTARPEALREADEVLICNALMPLVPVRRWEETVWSSRELYHFLAPLCELSG from the coding sequence GCGACGGCTGTTTTACCACCGCCCGCATCCAGCACGGGCAGGTTGCGCTGCTGGATGCTCATCTACAGCGTTTGCAGATGATCTGCGAAAAATTACGCATCCCATTTGATGACTGGCTGACGCTGAGCGATGAGATGCAGCGTCTGGCGCGGCCGCATGCGCAGGGTGTGCTGAAGGTGACCCTGACCCGCGGCGCCGGCGGGAGGGGATACAGCACGACGGGCTGCCTGACACCGACCCGCATTCTCAGCGTCTCTCCGTTCCCGGCGCATTATGCGCGCTGGCGGGAGGAGGGCGTTTCCCTGATCCAGAGCCCGGTGCCTTTGGGCCGCAACCCCTGGCTGGCTGGCCTGAAGCATCTTAATCGCCTTGAGCAGGTGCTGATCCGCTCTCATCTTGAACAGACGGACGCCGATGAGGCGCTGGTCCTTGACAGTGATGGGTGGCTTACGGAATGCTGTGCCGCGAATTTATTCTGGCGTAAGGGACGTGATGTATTTACTCCGCGACTCGATTATGCCGGGGTCAACGGCATTATGCGGCAGCGCTGTATTGCGCAGCTGGCACCATCGACATTTCGCGTTGTCGAAGTCACTGCGCGCCCCGAGGCGTTGCGTGAAGCCGATGAGGTACTGATCTGTAATGCGCTGATGCCACTGGTGCCGGTTCGTCGCTGGGAAGAGACCGTCTGGTCCTCGCGTGAGCTTTACCATTTTTTAGCCCCTTTGTGTGAGCTGTCTGGTTAG
- the holB gene encoding DNA polymerase III subunit delta' — protein sequence MKWYPWLRPSFEQLVGSYQTGRGHHALLLQSLRGMGGEALIYALCRFLMCRQPEGHKSCGQCHSCQLMQAGTHPDYYSLSPEKGKSALGIDAVRDVNEKLYERARLGGAKVVWISDAALLTDAAANALLKTLEEPPENTWFFLACEEPARLLTTLRSRCRLYHLAPPSESYALAWLSREVNQPQEALLTALRLCAGAPAAALEVLQEPQWTARQQLCQALATTLASGDWLALLAILNHEQAAVRLHWLASLLVDAQKRQQGIALVSNPDVWPLLEQLAHSLPAARLQAIADDVCTCREQLLNVVGVNRELLLTERLLRWEHYLQPGTVLPVSHL from the coding sequence ATGAAATGGTATCCGTGGCTGCGCCCCTCGTTCGAGCAACTGGTCGGTAGCTATCAGACCGGACGAGGCCACCACGCCTTACTGTTACAGTCCCTGCGCGGGATGGGCGGCGAGGCGTTAATTTACGCACTATGCCGCTTCCTGATGTGCCGCCAGCCCGAAGGGCATAAAAGCTGCGGCCAGTGCCATAGTTGCCAGTTGATGCAGGCCGGTACGCATCCTGATTACTATTCGCTAAGCCCTGAGAAGGGCAAGAGCGCGCTGGGCATTGACGCGGTGCGCGATGTTAATGAAAAGCTCTATGAGCGCGCGCGCCTCGGTGGGGCGAAAGTGGTATGGATTAGCGATGCCGCCTTGCTGACTGATGCTGCCGCTAACGCCTTACTGAAAACGCTGGAGGAGCCCCCGGAGAATACCTGGTTCTTCCTCGCCTGTGAGGAACCGGCACGTCTGCTGACCACCTTGCGCAGCCGTTGTCGGCTGTACCATCTGGCGCCACCCTCAGAATCTTATGCTCTGGCCTGGCTGTCGCGGGAGGTGAACCAGCCGCAGGAAGCGCTGCTGACGGCGTTACGTCTGTGCGCTGGCGCGCCGGCTGCGGCGCTCGAAGTGCTACAGGAGCCGCAGTGGACGGCGCGACAGCAGCTGTGTCAGGCGTTGGCGACTACCCTGGCGAGCGGTGACTGGCTGGCGCTACTGGCGATACTTAATCATGAACAGGCGGCGGTTCGCCTGCACTGGCTGGCATCGCTGCTGGTCGATGCGCAAAAACGACAGCAGGGGATTGCCCTGGTGAGTAATCCGGACGTTTGGCCGCTGCTGGAGCAGCTGGCGCACAGCCTGCCGGCCGCCCGGCTGCAGGCGATCGCTGATGACGTCTGTACCTGCCGCGAGCAATTGCTGAACGTCGTCGGCGTTAACCGCGAACTGCTGCTTACCGAGCGCTTGCTGCGCTGGGAACATTACCTGCAACCTGGGACGGTTTTACCCGTCTCCCACCTCTGA